A single window of Marispirochaeta aestuarii DNA harbors:
- a CDS encoding DUF6062 family protein — MKYNLETIPVRDAFEADSECPFCLLEQKAEEGYMKYYLGSSVMAPETRVTVNARGFCRAHWSALGRIRGERHALSLLAHTRFTEAAFRMEKILEKIGQYDKKRLESAITELESQVSGCVICERLEATMKRYYFTVVHLWKTDDQGFRKRYRESRGVCLRHLGGLVAMASETLCSGLKNLGGKAREDWKSWIRETLVMEQDSFHRLEGELFDYSRSFDPQYERKDLNYSDESLDEGIEKLTGKDFRP, encoded by the coding sequence ATGAAATACAACCTGGAAACCATTCCTGTCCGGGACGCCTTTGAGGCGGACAGCGAGTGTCCCTTCTGCCTGCTGGAACAGAAAGCCGAGGAAGGTTACATGAAGTACTATCTCGGCAGCTCGGTCATGGCTCCGGAGACCCGGGTCACCGTAAACGCCCGGGGCTTCTGCAGGGCTCACTGGTCGGCCCTGGGCAGAATACGGGGAGAACGTCACGCCTTGAGTCTTTTGGCCCACACCCGCTTTACAGAAGCTGCCTTCCGAATGGAAAAAATCCTGGAGAAGATCGGACAGTACGATAAAAAGAGGCTTGAGTCCGCCATCACAGAACTCGAGTCCCAGGTTTCCGGATGCGTCATCTGCGAACGGCTCGAAGCGACCATGAAGCGCTACTATTTTACGGTGGTCCACCTGTGGAAAACCGACGATCAGGGGTTTCGAAAACGGTATCGCGAATCCCGGGGGGTCTGCCTCAGGCATCTTGGGGGACTTGTCGCCATGGCGTCGGAGACCCTCTGCTCGGGACTGAAAAACCTGGGAGGCAAAGCCAGAGAGGACTGGAAAAGCTGGATCCGGGAGACCCTGGTCATGGAGCAGGACAGTTTCCACAGACTGGAGGGGGAACTCTTTGACTACTCCCGAAGTTTCGATCCCCAGTACGAGCGGAAGGACCTGAACTACAGTGACGAATCCCTGGACGAGGGGATAGAAAAACTGACGGGTAAGGACTTCAGGCCCTGA
- the hisA gene encoding phosphoribosylformimino-5-aminoimidazole carboxamide ribotide isomerase gives MRFRPCIDLHQGKVKQIIGGTLSDDGAQENFVSPRDAAWYADLYKRYRLAGGHVIMLGPGNTEEALKALKAYPGGLQVGGGIDPENAGMFLDAGAMGVIVTSWVFREGRIDFERLEAMKKKVGRERLILDLSCRLKDGSYWIVTDRWSRFTLTPLNAETLEQLGDSCGEFLVHAADVEGKQQGIEDPVAALLGEASPVPATYAGGIRNLEDIDLVRSLGKGRVDFTVGSALDIFGGSLPFSSLAAEYA, from the coding sequence ATGAGATTCCGTCCCTGCATAGATCTGCATCAGGGAAAGGTGAAACAGATAATCGGAGGCACCCTCAGTGACGATGGTGCCCAGGAGAATTTCGTCTCCCCCCGGGATGCCGCCTGGTATGCCGATCTTTACAAAAGGTACAGACTTGCCGGGGGGCACGTAATCATGCTGGGTCCGGGGAATACCGAAGAGGCTCTGAAGGCGCTGAAGGCCTATCCGGGAGGGCTGCAGGTGGGCGGCGGGATAGATCCGGAGAATGCAGGCATGTTTCTCGATGCCGGCGCCATGGGAGTTATAGTAACCTCCTGGGTTTTCCGGGAGGGGCGGATCGACTTTGAACGTCTCGAGGCCATGAAAAAGAAGGTAGGCCGGGAGCGCCTGATTCTCGATTTAAGCTGCCGCCTGAAGGATGGGAGCTACTGGATTGTTACCGACCGCTGGAGCCGCTTCACCCTGACACCCCTGAATGCCGAAACCCTTGAACAACTGGGCGATTCCTGCGGAGAGTTCCTGGTTCACGCCGCGGATGTGGAGGGAAAACAGCAGGGAATCGAGGATCCCGTTGCTGCCCTGCTTGGGGAGGCCTCTCCTGTTCCGGCAACCTATGCCGGGGGTATCAGGAACCTGGAGGATATCGATCTGGTCCGGAGCCTGGGAAAGGGAAGGGTCGATTTTACCGTGGGCAGCGCCCTGGATATCTTCGGCGGCTCTCTGCCTTTTTCAAGCCTGGCCGCCGAATATGCCTGA
- the hisE gene encoding phosphoribosyl-ATP diphosphatase, whose translation MERDAILPLILKDEKGTIVDVLLESEKGHRKSIEQRIIWHVHKDTGRLLPYREQTPFKEILKKSGWYEALLFSNQDTPTESAEESEELSEAPETSGADTLGRLARVIRQRRINLPEGSYTTHLFTSGEEKIRKKTGEEAVELILAREPGEIVYEAADLIYHMLVLLESLGIDYSAVLAELDKRSR comes from the coding sequence ATGGAACGTGATGCCATCCTGCCGCTGATTCTGAAGGATGAGAAGGGAACCATTGTGGATGTACTGCTGGAATCAGAAAAAGGACACCGTAAAAGCATCGAACAGAGGATAATCTGGCATGTCCACAAGGATACCGGCAGGCTTCTGCCCTACCGGGAGCAGACCCCCTTTAAGGAAATCCTGAAAAAAAGCGGATGGTACGAGGCCCTGCTCTTTTCAAATCAGGATACCCCGACGGAGTCAGCAGAGGAATCTGAGGAATTATCGGAAGCTCCGGAAACCTCCGGGGCTGACACCCTTGGGCGCCTTGCCCGGGTTATCCGGCAGCGGCGCATCAATCTTCCGGAGGGTTCCTATACCACCCACCTCTTTACTTCCGGGGAAGAGAAGATCCGCAAAAAGACCGGCGAAGAGGCGGTGGAACTGATTCTTGCCCGCGAACCCGGGGAGATCGTCTACGAGGCAGCGGACCTGATCTATCACATGCTGGTGCTGCTGGAGTCCCTGGGAATCGACTATTCCGCCGTACTGGCGGAACTGGACAAGCGATCGCGCTAG
- a CDS encoding nucleotidyltransferase domain-containing protein — protein MMNAMLEYEKYIDQITGALMQVDPYKIILFGSAATGNLHNDSDIDIIVVLDNETIPKKEYELILSNKSSFFWDINTKSRIIYEKAC, from the coding sequence ATGATGAATGCGATGCTTGAATATGAAAAATACATCGATCAAATCACGGGAGCGTTAATGCAGGTCGATCCATATAAAATCATCTTGTTTGGTTCGGCTGCAACGGGGAATCTACATAACGATAGTGATATCGATATTATCGTGGTGCTTGATAACGAAACGATCCCGAAAAAAGAATATGAGCTTATATTGAGTAATAAAAGCTCATTCTTTTGGGATATAAATACCAAAAGCAGGATAATCTATGAGAAAGCCTGCTGA
- a CDS encoding M24 family metallopeptidase, which translates to MDLSEELRIKRQRITQLLENLDLDGLYLKSQANFSWATGGGINTVGITGELGAAGLLFTRSGDYAVCNNIEVNRMGSEERLEELGFVLKSYTWHENREQQIVHELVEPGRLGADFAFPGARELKAEVARLRYSLTESELERYRQLCYLTNLALETTAVEVRPGDRECEVIGRLSERLWADRIDIVTTFCAADERIEQYRHPVATRKQVEKRVMLGCNARRNGLIVCLTRFVQFGTVPEKLKKQYRDNVELDLVLWTNTVPGRSVQVPFKAVEKEYRRLGYDGEFNLHHQGGAIGYAPRDYRVDFSTEETISENQPFCWNPSITGTKSEDTILATQAGPVPLTRPIIFPKLHMDVNGARFERADILVL; encoded by the coding sequence ATGGATCTATCAGAAGAACTTCGGATTAAACGCCAGAGAATCACACAGCTGCTTGAGAACCTCGATCTGGACGGCCTTTACCTCAAGAGTCAGGCGAACTTTTCCTGGGCCACCGGGGGAGGAATCAACACGGTAGGAATAACCGGCGAACTGGGCGCAGCGGGGCTGCTATTTACCCGGAGTGGTGATTACGCTGTGTGTAATAATATTGAAGTGAACAGAATGGGCAGCGAAGAAAGACTCGAAGAGCTTGGATTCGTGCTCAAATCCTACACCTGGCACGAAAACAGGGAACAGCAGATCGTACATGAGCTTGTTGAACCCGGGCGTCTGGGAGCTGACTTCGCTTTTCCAGGCGCCCGGGAACTCAAGGCCGAGGTGGCCCGTCTGCGCTACTCCCTCACAGAGTCCGAGCTTGAGCGCTACAGGCAGCTTTGTTACCTGACCAACCTGGCTCTGGAGACAACGGCCGTGGAGGTTCGACCTGGAGACCGTGAGTGCGAAGTAATCGGGCGCCTGTCTGAACGTCTGTGGGCTGACCGCATCGATATTGTAACGACCTTCTGTGCGGCGGATGAGCGCATCGAGCAGTACCGCCACCCTGTGGCTACCCGGAAGCAGGTGGAAAAAAGGGTCATGCTGGGATGCAATGCCCGGCGAAACGGCCTGATTGTCTGCCTGACCCGTTTTGTTCAGTTCGGAACGGTCCCGGAGAAACTGAAGAAACAGTACCGGGACAATGTCGAACTGGATCTCGTTCTCTGGACCAACACCGTCCCGGGCAGATCAGTTCAGGTGCCCTTCAAGGCCGTGGAAAAGGAATACCGGCGCCTGGGATATGACGGAGAGTTTAACCTTCATCATCAGGGTGGTGCTATCGGGTATGCCCCCAGGGATTACCGGGTTGATTTTTCTACCGAAGAAACAATATCGGAAAATCAGCCCTTCTGCTGGAACCCTTCGATTACCGGAACCAAGAGTGAGGACACAATCCTTGCAACACAAGCGGGTCCGGTTCCCCTGACCAGACCAATTATATTTCCAAAACTGCATATGGATGTTAACGGCGCTCGTTTTGAGCGTGCGGACATACTCGTTTTATAG
- a CDS encoding tripartite tricarboxylate transporter substrate binding protein, whose translation MKRRVIHCAAILLVLLLVSGPVFAEGQAEKEYPARDIELMVPWGVGGATDIMFRTFMSVLPKYLGAPVIIVNRPGGGAVPGYAEAMQKKADGYYYVAWATPSITKVHMSKTPYDAETFEPVINLVSAPIWLLVPGDSPYKNLNDLLADAKRRPGQVTLGNAGAGGGTHMIALAFENAAGVQFNHVPHAGGGPTVVAAVGGHVDAISVGPPEGVAQLESGQLRCLAVFAKERLEAFSDYPTAVEQGVEFSLGQWRGIAAPKGTDPAQIKHVHDAFKKTMEDPDFIKLADNAGLLLDYKGTEEFKEWVAEQDKLYENIVKSNKLGDRYEY comes from the coding sequence ATGAAAAGGAGAGTAATCCATTGTGCGGCGATACTGCTGGTTCTCCTACTAGTTAGTGGGCCGGTATTCGCGGAAGGACAGGCCGAGAAAGAGTACCCCGCCCGGGACATCGAACTTATGGTTCCCTGGGGTGTCGGCGGTGCGACGGACATAATGTTCAGAACCTTCATGTCGGTTCTTCCCAAGTATCTGGGAGCGCCGGTGATTATTGTCAACCGTCCCGGCGGCGGAGCGGTTCCAGGTTATGCCGAAGCAATGCAGAAAAAGGCCGACGGCTACTACTATGTTGCCTGGGCAACACCCAGTATAACCAAAGTCCATATGAGCAAAACCCCCTACGATGCGGAAACCTTTGAGCCTGTTATTAACCTTGTGAGTGCTCCGATCTGGCTTCTGGTGCCCGGGGATTCACCCTACAAAAACCTCAATGACCTTCTGGCTGATGCGAAACGCCGCCCGGGACAGGTTACCCTGGGTAACGCGGGAGCTGGCGGCGGTACCCACATGATCGCCCTGGCCTTTGAGAATGCCGCAGGGGTACAATTCAACCATGTGCCTCATGCCGGGGGTGGACCCACCGTAGTTGCCGCAGTCGGCGGTCATGTGGATGCCATCAGCGTAGGTCCCCCGGAGGGCGTTGCCCAGCTCGAGAGCGGACAGCTCAGGTGCCTGGCGGTATTTGCAAAGGAGCGGCTCGAGGCTTTTTCTGACTATCCCACCGCGGTAGAGCAGGGGGTTGAGTTCTCCCTTGGCCAGTGGCGGGGAATTGCAGCTCCCAAGGGAACCGACCCGGCCCAGATCAAACACGTCCATGATGCCTTTAAAAAGACCATGGAAGATCCTGATTTTATCAAACTTGCCGATAATGCAGGGCTTCTGCTGGATTACAAAGGCACCGAAGAGTTCAAGGAGTGGGTAGCGGAGCAGGACAAGCTCTATGAGAATATAGTCAAGTCCAATAAGCTCGGTGACCGCTACGAGTACTGA
- a CDS encoding tripartite tricarboxylate transporter TctB family protein: protein MAKANIVIGSIFFLLALLMFAVALDFPKPQVSGLSPRVFPQFVAVCTMIFSAMLIVKNVRLLAGKDTVVQEKKKLDSQFAARFGIFSAAGVLYVLLIDKIGYLIATPILIAATMLLFNEKRWFRVLMVSVLTTLILYMLFRMVFRVPLPRNPLW from the coding sequence ATGGCCAAGGCCAATATAGTTATAGGTTCGATCTTTTTTCTGCTGGCACTATTGATGTTCGCAGTTGCCCTTGATTTTCCGAAGCCCCAGGTCTCGGGACTTTCTCCCCGGGTGTTTCCCCAGTTTGTGGCTGTCTGTACCATGATCTTTTCCGCCATGCTGATAGTCAAAAATGTACGGCTTCTTGCGGGAAAGGATACTGTGGTGCAGGAGAAAAAAAAGCTGGATTCTCAGTTTGCGGCACGCTTCGGTATCTTCAGCGCAGCGGGGGTTCTGTATGTTCTCTTAATTGATAAAATTGGATACCTTATAGCAACCCCTATTCTGATAGCAGCCACCATGCTCCTCTTCAACGAAAAACGCTGGTTTCGGGTACTGATGGTCTCGGTGCTCACGACGCTGATATTGTACATGCTGTTCCGCATGGTATTCCGCGTACCTCTGCCCAGAAATCCTCTGTGGTAA